The Acanthochromis polyacanthus isolate Apoly-LR-REF ecotype Palm Island chromosome 5, KAUST_Apoly_ChrSc, whole genome shotgun sequence genome includes a window with the following:
- the LOC127533926 gene encoding sterile alpha motif domain-containing protein 3-like isoform X1, with protein sequence MHIAMTQQLTVLLDMYISNDLIFVSIPKMTTNPKMTLRVILTATDIRKVILNTRPTTVEDFISKLKEALGLHYNFSLQYQDPEFNNELCNLTDTEELPEKPTVKVIPVLEMVPASSDEIFSHTPSTADTEILSHSSQERQKQWPEFFDIPTFSVDVEYRLRQADLLFMSDGTYLKVSKELKHEILERLAESMYSYTAYPTAAQFESVAVALISKHPCLQERGSTTRCCGWKNSLKHKMANYRTKRRQSGCLDVAVNAGKRGRHTAEGQPANKRIKKAKKGEINYLPNFLDGFDQAALEGVCKDLVDEMQKRTPNGPLVKKKMDQTFALRRKEVVDSEPAISTMVKRWPALFTEDEVFMEFSRIVGKNLKQEFYESIDRHSPRLLEIFRSKRGNIGQLLTHMSQQTNTTEPTAIRTQVLRGLPIILGDNPTNFFKVGFESDDDDCFRDLDIGILLIEREGTVFTSSLHLSPASLKIIIEGQVVMDNIQDLPNAMCILFGLTYALHLDYPKTMKLTFQFIQQVLLSLGHTDLKPRLQTLKNQLEM encoded by the exons ATGCACATAGCAATGACTCAGCAATTGACTGTGCTTTTGGATATGTATATTTCTAATGACCTAATTTTTGTTTCTATTCCCAAGATGACTACAAACCCGAAGATGACCCTGAGGGTCATTCTAACAGCGACAGATATACGAAAAGTAATCCTAAATACAAGGCCTACTACAGTTGAAGATTTCATTAGCAAGCTTAAAGAAGCACTGGGACTTCATTATAACTTCAGTCTTCAATATCAAGATCCTGAGTTCAATAATGAACTATGCAATCTGACAGATACTGAAGAACTTCCCGAAAAACCAACAGTCAAAGTCATCCCTGTCCTTGAGATGGTACCTGCCTCATCTGATGAAATCTTCAGTCACACTCCCAGCACAGCAGATACAGAGATACTCTCACACTCATCTCAGGAGCGACAGAAACAGTGGCCAGAATTTTTTGATATCCCAACCTTTTCTGTTGATGTAGAGTATAGACTTAGGCAAGCTGATTTGCTGTTTATGAGTGATGGTACATACCTTAAAGTATCAAAAGAACTAAAACATGAGATCCTTGAAAGATTGGCAGAGAGCATGTATAGCTACACAGCATACCCAACTGCTGCTCAGTTTGAAAGTGTTGCTGTAGCACTGATAAGCAAGCACCCTTGTCTCCAGGAGCGAGGCTCAACCACTCGCTGTTGTGGTTGGAAAAATAGTCTCAAACATAAAATGGCTAATTATAGAACAAAACGTAGGCAATCAGGATGCCTAGATGTTGCAGTAAATGCCGGTAAGCGAGGAAGACATACAGCAGAAGGACAACCAGCTAACAAGCGTATcaagaaagcaaagaaaggTGAAATCAACTACTTGCCCAACTTTCTTGATGGATTTGATCAGGCAGCCCTGGAGGGAGTCTGCAAAGACTTGGTTGATGAAATGCAGAAGAGAACACCAAATGGACCTCTTGTGAAAAAGAAGATGGACCAGACGTTTGCTCTGAGAAGAAAAGAGGTGGTGGACTCGGAACCTGCAATAAGCACGATGGTGAAACGCTGGCCCGCCCTTTTCACTGAAGATGAG GTGTTCATGGAGTTCAGCAGGATTGTGGGCAAAAACCTCAAGCAGGAATTCTATGAGAGCATCGATCGGCACAGTCCTCGTCTCCTCGAGATATTTCGATCCAAGAGAGGGAATATCGGGCAGTTGTTGACACATATGTCACAACAGACCAAT ACCACAGAGCCAACTGCAATCCGGACACAGGTGCTCAGAGGGCTTCCTATCATCCTTGGGGATAACCCCACAAACTTCTTCAAAGTAGGCTTT gagtctgatgatgatgattgctTTCGTGACCTCGACATTGGGATACTTCTCATTGAGCGTGAAGGTACTGTGTTTACATCTTCCCTGCATCTCAGCCCTGCCTCGTTGAAAATCATCATTGAGGGACAAGTTGTGATGGACAACATTCAAGATCTGCCAAACGCAATGTGCATTCTGTTTGGACTCACATATGCACTCCATCTGGACTACCCAAAGACtatgaagctcacatttcagTTCATCCAACAGGTATTGCTGTCATTGGGCCACACTGACCTAAAACCAAGGCTACAGACTCTGAAAAATCAGCTTGAAATGTAG
- the LOC127533926 gene encoding sterile alpha motif domain-containing protein 3-like isoform X2: MMTTNPKMTLRVILTATDIRKVILNTRPTTVEDFISKLKEALGLHYNFSLQYQDPEFNNELCNLTDTEELPEKPTVKVIPVLEMVPASSDEIFSHTPSTADTEILSHSSQERQKQWPEFFDIPTFSVDVEYRLRQADLLFMSDGTYLKVSKELKHEILERLAESMYSYTAYPTAAQFESVAVALISKHPCLQERGSTTRCCGWKNSLKHKMANYRTKRRQSGCLDVAVNAGKRGRHTAEGQPANKRIKKAKKGEINYLPNFLDGFDQAALEGVCKDLVDEMQKRTPNGPLVKKKMDQTFALRRKEVVDSEPAISTMVKRWPALFTEDEVFMEFSRIVGKNLKQEFYESIDRHSPRLLEIFRSKRGNIGQLLTHMSQQTNTTEPTAIRTQVLRGLPIILGDNPTNFFKVGFESDDDDCFRDLDIGILLIEREGTVFTSSLHLSPASLKIIIEGQVVMDNIQDLPNAMCILFGLTYALHLDYPKTMKLTFQFIQQVLLSLGHTDLKPRLQTLKNQLEM; the protein is encoded by the exons ATG ATGACTACAAACCCGAAGATGACCCTGAGGGTCATTCTAACAGCGACAGATATACGAAAAGTAATCCTAAATACAAGGCCTACTACAGTTGAAGATTTCATTAGCAAGCTTAAAGAAGCACTGGGACTTCATTATAACTTCAGTCTTCAATATCAAGATCCTGAGTTCAATAATGAACTATGCAATCTGACAGATACTGAAGAACTTCCCGAAAAACCAACAGTCAAAGTCATCCCTGTCCTTGAGATGGTACCTGCCTCATCTGATGAAATCTTCAGTCACACTCCCAGCACAGCAGATACAGAGATACTCTCACACTCATCTCAGGAGCGACAGAAACAGTGGCCAGAATTTTTTGATATCCCAACCTTTTCTGTTGATGTAGAGTATAGACTTAGGCAAGCTGATTTGCTGTTTATGAGTGATGGTACATACCTTAAAGTATCAAAAGAACTAAAACATGAGATCCTTGAAAGATTGGCAGAGAGCATGTATAGCTACACAGCATACCCAACTGCTGCTCAGTTTGAAAGTGTTGCTGTAGCACTGATAAGCAAGCACCCTTGTCTCCAGGAGCGAGGCTCAACCACTCGCTGTTGTGGTTGGAAAAATAGTCTCAAACATAAAATGGCTAATTATAGAACAAAACGTAGGCAATCAGGATGCCTAGATGTTGCAGTAAATGCCGGTAAGCGAGGAAGACATACAGCAGAAGGACAACCAGCTAACAAGCGTATcaagaaagcaaagaaaggTGAAATCAACTACTTGCCCAACTTTCTTGATGGATTTGATCAGGCAGCCCTGGAGGGAGTCTGCAAAGACTTGGTTGATGAAATGCAGAAGAGAACACCAAATGGACCTCTTGTGAAAAAGAAGATGGACCAGACGTTTGCTCTGAGAAGAAAAGAGGTGGTGGACTCGGAACCTGCAATAAGCACGATGGTGAAACGCTGGCCCGCCCTTTTCACTGAAGATGAG GTGTTCATGGAGTTCAGCAGGATTGTGGGCAAAAACCTCAAGCAGGAATTCTATGAGAGCATCGATCGGCACAGTCCTCGTCTCCTCGAGATATTTCGATCCAAGAGAGGGAATATCGGGCAGTTGTTGACACATATGTCACAACAGACCAAT ACCACAGAGCCAACTGCAATCCGGACACAGGTGCTCAGAGGGCTTCCTATCATCCTTGGGGATAACCCCACAAACTTCTTCAAAGTAGGCTTT gagtctgatgatgatgattgctTTCGTGACCTCGACATTGGGATACTTCTCATTGAGCGTGAAGGTACTGTGTTTACATCTTCCCTGCATCTCAGCCCTGCCTCGTTGAAAATCATCATTGAGGGACAAGTTGTGATGGACAACATTCAAGATCTGCCAAACGCAATGTGCATTCTGTTTGGACTCACATATGCACTCCATCTGGACTACCCAAAGACtatgaagctcacatttcagTTCATCCAACAGGTATTGCTGTCATTGGGCCACACTGACCTAAAACCAAGGCTACAGACTCTGAAAAATCAGCTTGAAATGTAG